The following proteins are encoded in a genomic region of Xenopus laevis strain J_2021 chromosome 3L, Xenopus_laevis_v10.1, whole genome shotgun sequence:
- the arhgap25.L gene encoding rho GTPase-activating protein 25 isoform X2, which translates to MEQNKPIPDPYVLMANSQAEMEEWVKAIKRAAGFPSGAVFGQCLVDTIAYEKKYGRHTVPILIEKCADFIREKGMNEEGIFRLPGQDNLVKQLKEAFDAGERPSFSSDTDVHTVASLFKLYLRELPEPAIPWRQYEDFLSCEKLITVDEEKGHRDLMKQISILPKENYNLLCFICRFLFEVQKNSGVNKMSVDNLSMVIGVNLLKPQTEDPEALMRSAPQIQRLMTVMISHHEKFFPKSNDLPEEPESKKIDPRKVQIPRSSVGWDAAEEIVSPGAEQTKRDTWGSRGSSTSEDGLVSLEEDASLLRDISGSWKAIPRKRTQTLPITNLPMMGKYMDDNNISPKGELFSGEFWSSPSKQQTSILSSSPGQKRALSEELECHRRSTYDNVPFLQGESGPCMTSMSIMNSGEQKVAQPILSLKNSINRPGADGTQENEQEMSLKLMDLQREKERKELEERIQSLEKENYDTWKKVVKLHEDLENEQNKRKALEITLQNSERSRDDAERRNKILEQEIQGFVRAMALSSTKTE; encoded by the exons ATGGAACAAAACAAACCCATCCCAGATCCTTACGTCCTGATGGCAAACTCACAGGCTGAGATGGAAGAGTGGGTGAAGGCCATTAAAAGAGCAGCAGGGTTTCCATCTGGAG CTGTGTTTGGCCAATGTCTGGTGGACACTATAGCCTATGAAAAGAAATATGGAAGGCACACAGTCCCTATTTTAATAGAGAAATGCGCAGACtttatcagagaaaaaggaatgaaTGAAGAAGGAATATTCCGGCTCCCTGGTCAAGACAATCTGGTGAAGCAGTTGAAGGAAGCTTTTGATGCAGGAGAGAGACCTTCATTTAGCAG TGATACAGACGTACACACAGTGGCCTCCTTATTTAAACTCTACCTGCGGGAACTGCCTGAGCCAGCAATACCTTGGCGACAGTACGAGGATTTTCTCTCCTGTGAGAAATTGATTACCGTTGATGAGGAAAAG GGGCACAGAGACCTGATGAAACAAATTTCCATTCTTCCAAAGGAGAACTACAACCTGCTCTGTTTCATTTGCAG GTTTCTTTTTGAGGTGCAGAAGAATTCTGGTGTAAACAAGATGAGCGTGGATAACTTGTCTATGGTGATTGGAGTCAACCTTCTCAAGCCACAAACTGAAGATCCGGAGGCCCTCATGAGAA GTGCTCCTCAGATCCAGAGGTTAATGACAGTGATGATTAGCCACCATGAGAAGTTTTTCCCGAAATCGAACGACCTGCCTGAGGAACCAGAATCCAAGAAGATCGACCCCAGGAAGGTGCAAATCCCACGCAGTTCAGTTGGGTGGGATGCAGCTGAAGAAATTGTGTCTCCTGGAGCAGAGCAGACCAAA agagACACATGGGGTTCCCGTGGCTCCTCCACATCAGAAGATGGATTGGTATCCCTAGAAGAGGATGCCTCTTTGTTAAGGGACATATCAGGGTCATGGAAAGCAATTCCCAGAAAAAGAACACAGACTCTCCCCATAACAAACCTACCAATGATGGGTAAATATATGGATGATAATAATATAAGCCCCAAAGGGGAACTGTTTAGCGGTGAGTTTTggtcttcaccttccaaacaacaGACTTCCATATTGTCTTCTTCTCCCGGACAAAAGAGGGCCCTGTCAGAAGAGTTAGAATGTCACCGTAGATCGACTTATGATAATGTACCATTTCTACAAGGTGAAAGTGGGCCTTGCATGACTTCCATGAGCATCATGAACTCTGGAGAACAGAAGGTTGCTCAACCAATCCTGAGTTTGAAAAATAGTATCAATAGACCAGGGGCCGATGGCACACAGGAAAATGAGCAGGAAATGTCCCTCAAACTAATGGATCTGcaaagggaaaaagaaaggaaagagctAGAAGAAAGGATTCAAAG CCTCGAGAAAGAAAACTATGACACTTGGAAAAAGGTGGTGAAGTTACACGAAGATTTGGAAAATGAACAAAACAAGCGGAAGGCACTGGAAATTACGCTACAGAATTCTGAGCGATCTCGAGATGATGCCGAGAGGAGAAATAAGATCCTGGAACAGGAAATCCAAGGGTTTGTGAGAGCCATGGCCCTGTCAAGCACCAAGACAGAATAA
- the arhgap25.L gene encoding rho GTPase-activating protein 25 isoform X3, producing the protein MMPKAFGRAGWDLGCLPGLKMRLICFGLDKRKSQTKAVFGQCLVDTIAYEKKYGRHTVPILIEKCADFIREKGMNEEGIFRLPGQDNLVKQLKEAFDAGERPSFSSDTDVHTVASLFKLYLRELPEPAIPWRQYEDFLSCEKLITVDEEKGHRDLMKQISILPKENYNLLCFICRFLFEVQKNSGVNKMSVDNLSMVIGVNLLKPQTEDPEALMRSAPQIQRLMTVMISHHEKFFPKSNDLPEEPESKKIDPRKVQIPRSSVGWDAAEEIVSPGAEQTKRDTWGSRGSSTSEDGLVSLEEDASLLRDISGSWKAIPRKRTQTLPITNLPMMGKYMDDNNISPKGELFSGEFWSSPSKQQTSILSSSPGQKRALSEELECHRRSTYDNVPFLQGESGPCMTSMSIMNSGEQKVAQPILSLKNSINRPGADGTQENEQEMSLKLMDLQREKERKELEERIQSLEKENYDTWKKVVKLHEDLENEQNKRKALEITLQNSERSRDDAERRNKILEQEIQGFVRAMALSSTKTE; encoded by the exons ATGATGCCTAAGGCATTTGGGAGGGCAGGGTGGGATCTTGGCTGCCTTCCAGGCTTGAAGATGAGGCTAATTTGCTTTGGGCTCGACAAGAGAAAGTCCCAGACAAAAG CTGTGTTTGGCCAATGTCTGGTGGACACTATAGCCTATGAAAAGAAATATGGAAGGCACACAGTCCCTATTTTAATAGAGAAATGCGCAGACtttatcagagaaaaaggaatgaaTGAAGAAGGAATATTCCGGCTCCCTGGTCAAGACAATCTGGTGAAGCAGTTGAAGGAAGCTTTTGATGCAGGAGAGAGACCTTCATTTAGCAG TGATACAGACGTACACACAGTGGCCTCCTTATTTAAACTCTACCTGCGGGAACTGCCTGAGCCAGCAATACCTTGGCGACAGTACGAGGATTTTCTCTCCTGTGAGAAATTGATTACCGTTGATGAGGAAAAG GGGCACAGAGACCTGATGAAACAAATTTCCATTCTTCCAAAGGAGAACTACAACCTGCTCTGTTTCATTTGCAG GTTTCTTTTTGAGGTGCAGAAGAATTCTGGTGTAAACAAGATGAGCGTGGATAACTTGTCTATGGTGATTGGAGTCAACCTTCTCAAGCCACAAACTGAAGATCCGGAGGCCCTCATGAGAA GTGCTCCTCAGATCCAGAGGTTAATGACAGTGATGATTAGCCACCATGAGAAGTTTTTCCCGAAATCGAACGACCTGCCTGAGGAACCAGAATCCAAGAAGATCGACCCCAGGAAGGTGCAAATCCCACGCAGTTCAGTTGGGTGGGATGCAGCTGAAGAAATTGTGTCTCCTGGAGCAGAGCAGACCAAA agagACACATGGGGTTCCCGTGGCTCCTCCACATCAGAAGATGGATTGGTATCCCTAGAAGAGGATGCCTCTTTGTTAAGGGACATATCAGGGTCATGGAAAGCAATTCCCAGAAAAAGAACACAGACTCTCCCCATAACAAACCTACCAATGATGGGTAAATATATGGATGATAATAATATAAGCCCCAAAGGGGAACTGTTTAGCGGTGAGTTTTggtcttcaccttccaaacaacaGACTTCCATATTGTCTTCTTCTCCCGGACAAAAGAGGGCCCTGTCAGAAGAGTTAGAATGTCACCGTAGATCGACTTATGATAATGTACCATTTCTACAAGGTGAAAGTGGGCCTTGCATGACTTCCATGAGCATCATGAACTCTGGAGAACAGAAGGTTGCTCAACCAATCCTGAGTTTGAAAAATAGTATCAATAGACCAGGGGCCGATGGCACACAGGAAAATGAGCAGGAAATGTCCCTCAAACTAATGGATCTGcaaagggaaaaagaaaggaaagagctAGAAGAAAGGATTCAAAG CCTCGAGAAAGAAAACTATGACACTTGGAAAAAGGTGGTGAAGTTACACGAAGATTTGGAAAATGAACAAAACAAGCGGAAGGCACTGGAAATTACGCTACAGAATTCTGAGCGATCTCGAGATGATGCCGAGAGGAGAAATAAGATCCTGGAACAGGAAATCCAAGGGTTTGTGAGAGCCATGGCCCTGTCAAGCACCAAGACAGAATAA